TTGATCTCGGGAGCAGTCTGTACCATGTCATCCGTAATGCCCGTCAATTCAATCGTCGTGGCAGATAACGGATGGTGAGGGTTCGCAAATGACTCGAATTTATCAATGACCTCTCCATCTTTAATTTTCACCGCGGCGAGTTCAATGATGGTGTCGTATACTGCAGAAAGCCCCGTCGTTTCCACGTCAAATACAATATAGGTGCTGTCTTCGAGGGGAAGGTCGCGATCATTGTAGGCTATCGGCACCCCATCATCGACAAGATTGGCTTCCACACCATATAACAGTTTAATATCGTTTTTCTTACTTGCGTTATACGCTTCCGGGAAGGATTGTGCAACAGCATGATCTGTTATCGCAACCGCTTTATGGCCCCATTTTTTCGCTTGGGATACAAGGCTTGCAACAGAAGAGACGGCATCCATTTGGCTCATTGGAGTATGCATGTGCAGCTCTACTCTTTTTTCATCTGCCGGGGCAGTATCAAGTCTCAGTACCGGCTTGATTTCATTTACATCATTGGCAATCATCACGAGGTCCCGAACAAAGGTATCGTTTTGTATGCTTCCGCGGCAGCGGACCCACATACCTTTTTTCATGTTGTTCATGACTGCTGCGTCCTCTTTATCCCTGGAGAACATTTTGACCAGTATCGAGCTTGAGTAATCGGTCACCTTGAATGTAAGCAGGGTGCGTCCGCTTCTGAGTTCTCTTGTTTCACAGTCAAACACATACCCTTCAATGGCGATACGGCGCTCTTCGTCATAAATTTCTTCGATTTTTCGGAAGTCAGCATCGTCCTTGATCGTAAGCCCAAGCATGAATGGCCCACTCGGTGCATCACTTGGACCCTCTTTTTCTGCTTTTTCCATTTCAATAAGTGCCTGTTTTGCTCGTTCCTGATCCTCTTTGAGCTTTTCTTCCAAAAACTTCTCATATTCATTACTTTGTTCTTCCACTTGACTTACCTCGGCATCGAGAACAAATCTGGGAAACCCGAAATTTTCGAAAGTGGAGGTGATGATATCTCCGTATTTTCTTTTTAGCTGTGTCGCTTCTGTGTCATTTGAAGCCTGAACAATGATTTTGTTTCCATTGATCTTCGGCTTTTGGGTATTTAATAATTTTAGTAAGGGTGGTGATATCCCTTGAATTTCTTTTACACAGTCCTGCCAATAATCTAAAATATGCTGATCCGTCACATTGGGATTCAACACTTTGATTGAATAGCTTACATTGGCAATGTGTTTAAAGGATGTTTGCAGTGCAATGGAAAATTTACTCCACACGTTACAAGGGATGATTTCTTCAAACGTGAAGTAAAAATGCCATTTCTTTTCCTTGCGGTACACTGCCAATTTCTCAATTTCCGCATGTCTGAAGTACTGCACAAAGGCATCCTCTGTTAAGCCTAACTGTTGCAGCAGCAATTGAAACCTTTCCCTTTTGCCCAGGGGCTTTTCTTCCATATTCCTTTCCCCCATTTCTACTCTTGAATCAGATTGTTTACAGAATAAAAAGGGCTGACAGCAAAAGGATGGCCTCCTTTAAAGTCGAGCCCTTTTAGATTTACGAAAGAGTCTTGAATAGTTCTTGCAGTTTGGAGAGAAGTTCATCTTTATGAACCTCCAGCATTTCACCGGTTTTCCTGACTTTCACTTCTACGATTCCTTCTCCGGCTTTCTTCCCGACCGTTACGCGGATCGGCAGTCCGATCAAGTCTGAATCGGCAAACTTCACTCCCGGACGTTCAGCCCGATCATCCATTAATATATCATATCTGTTTTCTTTAAAGGTGTCATATAGTTCGTTCGACAGTGTTGCCTGTGCTTCATCCTTCATATTGATTGGGATTAAATGAAGGTCGTATGGAGACAGGTCCGTCGGCCATAATAGACCCCTGTCATCGTTGAATTGTTCCGCAACCGCAGCTAAAGTACGGGAAACTCCTATCCCGTAACAGCCCATTATGACGGATTGAGACCGGCCGTTTTCATCAAGGAATGAGCTTCCTAAAGCATCTGAATACCTGGTTCCGAGTTTGAAAACATGTCCCACTTCTATTCCCTTTGCGAAAAGAATCGTCCCCTGTCCGTCAGGAGAAGGATCCCCTTCTTGAATAAAACGCAGGTCTGCATACTGGGATACCTCAAAATCACGTTCAGGATTCACTTTGGTAAAATGATATCCTGACTCATTCGCCCCTGCAACACCATTACGGATGTATTTGACTGCTTGATCAGCTACAATCTTCACATTTGACGAGCAGGGACCGACAGATCCAATTTCGCATCCGGTGACCTCTTTCGTTTCTTCAGCTGAAGCAAGCTCAACCACGCTTGCATGTAAAAGATTCTTCACTTTAATATCATTGATTTCGTGATCACCACGGGATAATACCAAAACAAATTCATCATCCACTTTAAATAAAAGCGACTTAATACATTGATCCTTCCCTACGGATAAGAAAGAGGAAACTTCTTCAATGGATTTGGCGTCAGGTGTTGATACCTTTTCCAATTCTTGCATCTCTTCGGTGGATTCGGTGTACGCATCCACCACTTCAGCCATCTCGATATTGGCGGCATAATCAGATGAATCGGAATAAGCGATCGTATCTTCACCAACCTC
The DNA window shown above is from Rossellomorea vietnamensis and carries:
- a CDS encoding proline--tRNA ligase — its product is MKQQNTFIPTLRETPADAEIKSHQLLMRAGFIRQNASGIYSFLPLGNKVLKKVEEIIREELDAAGAVELLMPALQPSELWKESGRWGTYGPELMRMNDRHDREFALGATHEEVITSLVRDEIKSYKRLPLTMYQIQTKFRDEKRPRFGLLRGREFIMKDAYSFHSSFESLDETYDALFKAYSNIFSRCGLNFRAVIADSGAMGGKDTHEFMVLSEVGEDTIAYSDSSDYAANIEMAEVVDAYTESTEEMQELEKVSTPDAKSIEEVSSFLSVGKDQCIKSLLFKVDDEFVLVLSRGDHEINDIKVKNLLHASVVELASAEETKEVTGCEIGSVGPCSSNVKIVADQAVKYIRNGVAGANESGYHFTKVNPERDFEVSQYADLRFIQEGDPSPDGQGTILFAKGIEVGHVFKLGTRYSDALGSSFLDENGRSQSVIMGCYGIGVSRTLAAVAEQFNDDRGLLWPTDLSPYDLHLIPINMKDEAQATLSNELYDTFKENRYDILMDDRAERPGVKFADSDLIGLPIRVTVGKKAGEGIVEVKVRKTGEMLEVHKDELLSKLQELFKTLS